One Patescibacteria group bacterium DNA segment encodes these proteins:
- the gyrB gene encoding DNA topoisomerase (ATP-hydrolyzing) subunit B: MPQKENTKISKKAKENKPKSTAYGADQITVLEGLDPVRKRPGMYIGNTAEAGLHHMLWEVVDNSIDEAMGGYANHITLRLFKDKDGADVAAITDNGRGIPVDTHKVTKKSALETVLTKLHAGGKFGEGGYKVSGGLHGVGVSVVNALSEWMKAEVRRDGKIWEQEYRRGKPVKNVRPTGKTKETGTTITFRPDAEIFSVTKFDLKTVIDHLRQQAYLTKGVMITIIDDREQIKYYSKKFAKDILLPAGHYTFYFEGGIASYVKHLNINKEAKHENIFYIDKEVDKIQVEVALRYAEDFQEIVLPFANNIYNPEGGMHLVGFRTAITRTLNSYARNKGILKEKDDNLTGEDVREGLTAVVSIKLPEPQFEGQTKAKLGNVEARTAVEAVMNEHFAIFLEENPKDAEAILGKCLLASRARLAARAARETVLRKGALEGLTLPGKLADCSSRNASESELYIVEGDSAGGSAKQGRNREFQAILPLRGKILNVERARIDKMLANNELKSLIIAIGTNFGEQFDIEKLRYNRIIIMTDADVDGAHIRTLLLTLFYRYFPDIINQGHLFIAQPPLYSIKVGKDVHWVFTDEDKDAKIKELTKGKEVEVVEGAEDNNEDETTAEEQTENTGGKFKAAPKINVQRYKGLGEMNPEQLWSTTMSPETRVMKKVTIDNAALADETFDILMGSEVGPRKRFIQTHAKSVKNLDV, translated from the coding sequence ATGCCGCAAAAGGAAAATACTAAAATTTCTAAAAAAGCCAAGGAAAACAAACCAAAAAGCACTGCCTATGGTGCTGATCAGATTACCGTTCTAGAAGGTCTTGACCCGGTACGAAAAAGACCAGGCATGTATATCGGCAATACTGCCGAAGCCGGACTGCATCACATGCTCTGGGAAGTTGTCGACAACTCTATTGACGAAGCTATGGGTGGATACGCCAACCACATCACGTTGCGTCTTTTTAAAGATAAGGACGGAGCTGACGTAGCTGCTATTACCGATAATGGTCGCGGTATCCCAGTTGACACTCATAAGGTAACAAAAAAATCAGCTTTGGAAACTGTTTTAACCAAACTCCATGCCGGAGGTAAGTTTGGCGAAGGTGGCTATAAAGTATCCGGCGGTTTGCACGGTGTCGGCGTTTCCGTAGTTAACGCCCTTTCTGAATGGATGAAAGCCGAGGTAAGACGTGATGGCAAAATCTGGGAACAAGAATATCGTCGTGGTAAACCGGTAAAAAACGTCCGCCCCACAGGCAAAACCAAAGAAACCGGCACCACTATCACCTTTCGCCCCGATGCGGAAATATTTTCTGTAACCAAATTCGATCTCAAAACCGTCATCGACCATCTGCGTCAACAAGCCTACCTGACCAAAGGCGTAATGATTACCATTATCGACGATCGTGAGCAGATAAAATATTACTCCAAAAAATTTGCTAAAGACATTTTGCTCCCTGCGGGACATTATACTTTCTATTTCGAAGGCGGCATCGCTTCTTATGTTAAACATCTAAATATCAACAAAGAAGCAAAACATGAAAACATTTTTTATATTGACAAGGAAGTTGATAAAATCCAAGTAGAAGTGGCGCTGCGTTATGCCGAAGATTTTCAAGAAATAGTGCTACCGTTTGCCAACAACATCTATAACCCGGAAGGCGGCATGCATCTGGTAGGCTTTCGCACCGCCATCACCAGGACACTCAACAGCTATGCTAGAAATAAAGGTATCTTAAAAGAAAAAGACGACAATCTTACGGGCGAAGACGTTCGTGAAGGGCTGACGGCAGTTGTATCGATCAAACTTCCCGAACCGCAGTTTGAAGGACAAACGAAAGCCAAGCTGGGAAACGTCGAGGCTCGTACCGCTGTTGAAGCAGTGATGAACGAGCATTTCGCCATTTTTTTGGAAGAAAACCCAAAAGATGCTGAAGCGATCCTGGGTAAATGCTTACTTGCCTCTCGAGCCAGATTGGCTGCTCGCGCCGCCAGAGAAACGGTATTGCGCAAAGGGGCACTAGAAGGTCTGACCTTGCCGGGAAAACTCGCTGATTGCTCTTCACGTAACGCCTCGGAATCAGAGCTTTACATCGTCGAAGGAGATTCCGCCGGCGGTTCGGCAAAACAGGGTCGCAATCGCGAATTTCAGGCTATTTTGCCTTTACGCGGCAAAATTCTAAACGTTGAACGAGCTCGCATCGACAAAATGCTGGCTAATAACGAACTAAAGTCTTTAATTATCGCCATAGGCACAAATTTTGGCGAACAGTTTGATATAGAAAAGCTTCGCTATAACAGAATTATTATTATGACTGATGCTGACGTAGACGGCGCTCATATCCGCACGCTGCTGCTAACATTATTTTATCGCTATTTTCCGGATATTATAAATCAGGGTCATCTATTTATCGCTCAACCGCCGCTCTACTCGATCAAAGTCGGCAAAGATGTTCACTGGGTATTTACCGATGAAGACAAGGACGCCAAAATTAAAGAATTAACCAAGGGCAAAGAAGTTGAAGTGGTAGAAGGCGCGGAAGATAATAATGAAGATGAAACTACCGCCGAAGAGCAGACGGAAAATACCGGCGGCAAGTTTAAAGCCGCGCCCAAAATCAATGTCCAGCGCTACAAAGGTTTGGGCGAGATGAACCCGGAACAACTTTGGTCAACCACTATGAGCCCCGAGACGCGCGTGATGAAAAAAGTTACTATCGATAATGCCGCTTTAGCTGACGAAACTTTCGATATTTTAATGGGATCAGAAGTCGGTCCGCGCAAACGCTTTATCCAAACTCACGCTAAGAGTGTCAAAAACCTAGACGTTTAA